aactcCTTGTCCCCTTTGGGTGTAACCACTATATTCATTACTCAATTTTTAAACTCTTTCATCTTCAGAACGTCTCCATCtgatattcataaaaaaattataactatttaaaaattttaaagaccAAATAGAAGTTACACACAAAAAGAATTTGAGTAAAACATAatgtttacttatttttaatgaattttacaaaatcaagaTTATATGGATTAAACTAAAATAGTCACACATACAATAATAGTTATCATGCACACAATGCTTTTTATAAGTATTGGTTTTTGTTTGCGGCacagtgaagaaaaaaagagtgtgGTATAggattttttaaacaaatttacgTTGACATATAAACATTAGATGTAAGAATTGAATTTTTACGTCTTTCCTCTATGAGTCAAATGTAATAACCAATTTTTACATTTCTctcatatatattaaacataaatttctataacttatctacaaaaatgttattacacattttttatatctacTAGTCAGACATAAATTGATTggcataataaatttattttgtgttagtACATATTCACTTTATGACAATAACTAATagagtgttatatatttttttagactCTTTATCATGAAAATGATatcaaatatttgataatataaacttttttccTTATCAGTCAGACAATCGCACCATTCATACATTTCATAATGGTAGTGACTTATCAATTTGATCAAATTAAACAGTAATATGACCTTGGTCAATCTATTTTTATAGACTTATTGAATAAATTCgccataaaaaaatacaaatgttTAATGGACATAATTGTCTATTTCAAGGAAACAAATTCTATAGAAATTAAAGGTGTTTTACATTACACTACATAGAATGATacatttaatacattatttgatACATATCACATctgtaaattcaatttttaatacatttaattatgtctttttattcatactttattaacaattttttttttcaaatacaacATGGTGCAAAATTCAGAACAACTCcaacaacaacttttttttttttatcaatatgtTAAATCTTTCTTCACATTTTCAATAGCCTCCACAACAATATGGTAGTCGATCTATTTTTAAATGATCTCCATCATCATAACATGTATGTACAATCTTCATACCCATAACacctataatattttttccatttcaaCCAATTTTCTTTCTACCCTGTCAAATAAGTTTATCACTTTTAGAATGAACTTATGCTAAAGATATAACCTAATACCATTCACCTTAATGCTTTCACATAGGTCCAATTTCCATTAAGTGTTAGTAGTTGAAATTTAATCCtcactttattaattttttttttttagattattagGGATCTTCAATGTTACtatatattttctcatttttttattaaaatttattatttcttattttcaaagttAGGTTGAactatcataattaatttaattaaagatttaatcagtaatttaattatcatttttgtcttaatacttttttacttaatttaattcctatatattttaaataaagtgaaTATGGTTCCTTCTGTTATCTTTACTTTCAACCAAATCACGATAAATTATTTTGACATGCTctcagttgaaaaaaaaaacatgacacaaaaataattaacatctGTAATAAAAGAACTATACtcatttagttttaaaatttgaagactaaaaatattatgaataaattctaattttgtgttaaagtttaggaattaaaaatatatttaatttttaattaaataattatttgtttatatttttattaataaatagcTAGGGATTTGTGGATGTTGTATTAAAATCTTCAAGCCAATGAAAGAACACTCAATAGGTGAAAAAGACACTCACGGAAATAAATTTAAGAGAGGAACAAGAAGAAAGATGAACTCAGGATCTGGAGGTGCAGCGTAGAAGGAAGAATAAGGAAGGAGGTGAACTCTTTCTAATATAAATTCATAAGGGTAGAACGGGCATTTTAAAAATTGGGGTGCTGAAAGAAATCTCCTTAAAACATACTACTCAGGCCCaacttatcttttgttttgagaTCGTAATTTGCCAAACGGTCTTTTTTGATCTCAGGCCAAAAAGTCGCATTATACCTTACATTTAATTAGCATAATTCTAATAATTGAgtcacaaatataattttttatataattttctgacgataagaaaatatatgaaatcgAATTCTTGCTGGTCtatatttttctcaaccacATTTAGacatttaacttttctttctttcgctttttttttttatcatttatttcttttcccgGTTTTTATGTGGACGGGGTAGAGGTGAAAGGAAATCCAATTTTACAACAATATTTTGATTACATTTTAAAGCATTATTCCCTTGAAAATTACCATACATTCTTTCATTTGAGATGATTGACATATTcatttccttcctttttttttttgaagtattCATAATCTTCTCTTCAAGTATtagtgtttttttcttaattttttttagctaCAGCATGAAAGCAGTAATCTTAAATGTTGTCCTACTATCATGAGCTGTTTGGTGGTCTGGAATGATTCTAAACCCAACGAGCGACAAAACATTTCATAACACATGacatatcatatatttaatactttGATTTGGGAACAATGTTTATTGTTTCGGTGAATTCTTGTTCAAAATTAAAGGTGATATAATTGTGGTTGTAATCTGGGCTTAGCAACTGCCATAAGTGGCTCTGCAAGATTTAAACCATCAATGGACTCACATAGGTTTACttttgaaacattggatggtGCAGTCCAAGTGAAGCCATGGAGCAACCTTGCAAATAACATCACGGTCATTGTGGTCCCAAGCGAAACTCCAGGACAACCACGCCTTCCTGTGCTAAATGATATGAACCTCAAATTTGGCTCTGTCAAAACAACATTAGACTCATTATCACTCTTAAGGTGACGTTCTGGTTTAAACTTGAGAGGTTCTTTCCACACTTTTGGGTTTCTTCCAAGTTCTCTTCTACTTAGTATTACATGGCTACCTTTTGGGATGAAGTAATTTCCCACAGTTGTACCACTCATTGAGACATGGGGAGGATTAAAAGGTGCCATGGGATGAAGGCGAAAGGCTTCCCTTGCACAGGCCTTTACATAGTTGAGTTTTGGTATATCTGATTCTTGAACCAACCTCTCTTTTCCCACCACACTGTCCAATTCATCAATGGCTCGTTCCAGCAAATTTGGTTGGTTTATCATTTCAGCAAGTGCCCATTCAAAAGCATTTGATGGATTGTCCACTGTTGCAATCATTATTTCCTGAAAGGAGATTGAGTATGTTTGTAATGCATGATAGGATTAATAAGTATAGAGAAGTGAAGCAGGGTATTAGGGATTCTAAAAATCATTGTTCATGAAAACacagagagaaaagaaatatcACCACTGTGCATTAATTTCTTCCAATGTCAATAATGGATTATTGTTGGCATCTTTCAAGGAGATCAAAATATCAAGCCAGTCATGTTCATCAATTTTTGGTGTATCGTTCCATTGTTTAAGTCTTTCTTCAACGATGGGATCATGATAtttctttatcactttcaaagcTTCCTTAATTAACATTCTTCTGGTGTCCATCCAAGTCAAGTTTCCTCAAGCATGAGATATAATCAGAAATAGAAAAAGCGTAAAGATACCTAAGTAAAACGAAAATGGAATCAACATGTTCTTCCTCCTCAAAACTAGGGCCTCCATCTTTCCTACCTTTCCCAAAATACCTTttattgaaaacaattttcCTGATAACGTTGCCACAATAATGCCTTGCAACACTTCGAATGTTCACAAGGCCAGCAACACCATTGTTCACAGTTTTGCTTTTGTTGTAGACGTAAAACATAAGGTTGTCAGCTTCTTCAGTCCTTCTGTCATGGAGCCATAGGTGCTTTTCTGAGGAAAGCAAAGAACTTCTTAagattttcttcattttcttccattggtCCCCAAATGGCACTAAA
This genomic interval from Vigna radiata var. radiata cultivar VC1973A chromosome 8, Vradiata_ver6, whole genome shotgun sequence contains the following:
- the LOC106770481 gene encoding isoleucine N-monooxygenase 2-like, which encodes MEYSLSPLLSNLQSLWFFVCLKALISNLIARYSKKQRPKLPPGPKPWLVVGNLPEMLTKKPAHQWIHNLMKEMNTEIACIRLGNTYVIPVTCPTIARQFLAEQDATFASRSLTTCTDLVSSGYLTTILVPFGDQWKKMKKILRSSLLSSEKHLWLHDRRTEEADNLMFYVYNKSKTVNNGVAGLVNIRSVARHYCGNVIRKIVFNKRYFGKGRKDGGPSFEEEEHVDSIFVLLRYLYAFSISDYISCLRKLDLDGHQKNEIMIATVDNPSNAFEWALAEMINQPNLLERAIDELDSVVGKERLVQESDIPKLNYVKACAREAFRLHPMAPFNPPHVSMSGTTVGNYFIPKGSHVILSRRELGRNPKVWKEPLKFKPERHLKSDNESNVVLTEPNLRFISFSTGRRGCPGVSLGTTMTVMLFARLLHGFTWTAPSNVSKVNLCESIDGLNLAEPLMAVAKPRLQPQLYHL